Genomic window (Lutra lutra chromosome 6, mLutLut1.2, whole genome shotgun sequence):
CGCCTCCTCCTCGATGAGGATCCCCTCACCAGGTATTGTGCAGAGCTGGGTCTGTAAAGGATGGGGcccagcccccccccacctctcttcaGCCTGTTGTCTTCTCTTCCTCAGTGGCTTCTCAGACCTCTAGCCCATTTGGCTGTCCTCCTGGCAGTCCTGAGCTGAGGGGCTTGGGGTATCCAGAGGGAGGGGGATGATGCGGTCCCTAGTATTTCGTGGGGGAGCACCACGTTAGAGGAAAAGCACAGCGTCTCCCCTCAGTGAGCTCCCTGTGTGAGGGGGTGGACACAGGTCTCCCTCTCAGGGTGTGCCCATGGAGCCCCTGCAGGAAGCTTTGGGGTGCTCAGCTCCCTCTCGCAACCCagcacccacccacctccctgccccactgcACCAGCCTCATGACATGACAGCCCTCAGGGGCCACCAGCCATGCTCTGGCCCTCAGCGCCGGCTCTGTGTCTGCAGCCGCCCGCCCCTGCTGGTCGTGGCCACCACAAGCCAGGCCCAGGACCTGCCCGCCGATGTGCAGACGGCGTTTCCTCACGAGCTGGAGGTGCCCGTGTTGTCAGAGGGGCAGCGGCTCAGTGTCCTGCGGGCCCTCACCGCCCACCTTCCCCTGGGCCAAGAGGTGAACCTGACGCAGCTGGCACGGCGGTGTGCGGTGAGTACCCTGAAGAGGCAcgcacccccgcccccaagtCCCACTGCCCTGCCCCTGTGGGCTTCAGCCCTGGGCCTCTGTTCCTGCCGGGGGGCTGGCTTCTGAGGGTTCCTGCCTGCTGTGCCCAGCTCCCGTGCCCTCTCCTGTGCTTCCCCAGGGCTTCGTGGTAGGGGATCTCTATGCCCTTTTGACCCACAGCAGCCGGGCAGCCTGCGCCAGGATCAAGAACTCGGGGTGAGGAAactgggagggaaaggaggcaaGAGGAAAtatggaggaggagggtgggagttggggaagggggaggaggaccGTGTTGGGGAGGATGCTTCTGGTCAGCTCCTCCAGAGGTCCTCTTGGGTTTCTCTTTGCAGCTCGGCAGGTGGCTTGACTGAGGAGGACGAGGGGGAGCTGTGTGCTGCTGGCTTTCCTCTCCTGGCTGAGGATTTCGGGCAGGCACTGGAGCAGCTGCAGACAGCTCATTCCCAGGCCATTGGAGCCCCCAAGGTAGAGACTCCAGGTCCTCGGAGGTAGGACAGGAGTTCTCTCCACTACCCTGCCCCCAACCACACACTTTCCATCTCCTAGATCCCCTCGGTGTCCTGGCATGATGTGGGCGGGCTGCAGGAGGTGAAAAGAGAGATTCTGGAGACCATTCAGCTCCCTCTAGAGCACCCTGAGCTGCTGAGAATGGGCCTCAGGCGCTCGGGCCTTCTGCTCCATGGTCCGCCTGGCACGGGCAAGACCCTCCTGGCCAAGGCAGTAGCCACCGAATGCTGCCTTACCTTCCTCAGGTGGCAAGGGGGTGtggaaggggtggtgggtggacTGGGAGCTTCCGGAGGCTGGGGAGCCGGAGAGGGGGTGGCTGGGAGGTCGTGTGCTTACACATCTGATGagtctcatcctctctctcagtGTGAAGGGGCCTGAGCTCATCAACATGTATGTGGGTCAGAGTGAGGAGAATGTGCGAGAAGGTGAGCGAGGAGGGGCCAGGCTCCTAGCTCTTCCCAAACCCTAATGGCCCTTGTGCCCCCCCTGACCCTCCGGCGGCTCCTGGTCTTTGCACCACCGCCTCATGGTCCTTTCTGCAGGACCTGCCCAGGGTGGCCTAGCACCTAGAGTGACGAATTGTCACTCCTGGCTCCCCTCCTCTGTCGCCTGACTTCAGACCCCCTGAGCTTCCCCCTCCTTTGGGTCCCTTTCTCTCCTCAGTGTTTTCCAGAGCCAGGGCCGCAGCTCCGTGCATTATCTTCTTCGATGAGCTGGACTCCCTGGCCCCGAGCCGGGGGCGAAGCGGAGACTCTGGAGGTGTGATGGACAGGTGGGGGTCTCAGCCAGATTGGAGTCTGGGGTCTAAAGCAGGGAGGGACGGGAGACAGGTTGCGGCAGTCTTTATAGAGCCCAGAGCTTGCCAGCCATTCCAGTTCCGAAACAGTATAACAGAGGAAAGGGGGCCGTGGGGTCGGGTGGGGGACACTGAGAACAGGGGACCTGCATGGAGGGGTACACAGGACCCGGCTGTGCCGGTGGCCCCTCGGGGAAGGCCTGGCGAGGAGGGGCCCCACaggcagggcagaggctggggaagggccaAGGACATTCTGGCTCCATGTTCTCACTCACAGGGTGGTGTCTCAGCTCCTGGCCGAGCTGGATGGGCTTCACAGCACTCAGGATGTGTTTGTGATCGGAGCCACCAACAGACCAGACCTCCTGGACCCTGCCCTTCTGCGGCCCGGCAGGTGCGCACCTGAACCGCTGGCCTCAACCACGCCCACATGGGCCTGGCCCGAGCCCCAGCCTGTGCCCCTCCACCCTGGCGCTGGGCTCCCTGACACTCATGCCTGACCGTTTCCCTACAGATTTGACAAGCTGGTGTTTGTGGGAGTGAGCGAGGACCGTGCCTCCCAGCTCCGTGTTCTAAGTGCCATCACACGCAAGTATGCCCCGTTAGCGGGAGACTCTGAGGGGCCTTGGGCCTTGGGATGGTTAGGGAATAAAGGCAATGTGCAGAATAAGCTGGTCCGGAATGCCTTTTGACAGACTCAaccatttctttcctctgccGGCACAACAGATTCAAGCTAGAACCTTCCGTGAGCTTGGTGAATGTGCTGGATCGCTGCCCTCCCCAGCTGACGGGGGCAGACCTCTACTCCCTCTGCTCTGATGCCATGACAGCTGCCCTCAAACGCAGGGTCCGGGACCTGGAAGAAGGTGAGCCGTTTGCCAGCCCCAGAGGTCGACCAAAAAGCTAATGGGATCCAGGCCTGCTCCTGGATTTCAGAGGAGGGACTACTGACATCTGGGGCCTCTGGGCAAGAAAGGGCCCACCCCAAGGCTCTGTCCTCCTCGGACCCAGACCACAGGCTGtttccccctcacctccccccaccagggCTGGAGGCCGGGAGCTCGGCCCTGCTCCTCACCATGGAGGACCTGCTGCAGGCCGCCGCCCGGCTGCAGCCTTCGGTCAGCGAGCAGGAACTGCTCAGGTACAAGCGCAGCCAGCGCAAGTTTGCGGCCTGCTAGGAGCCTCCTGCCGTCCGACCCCCGCCCACAAAGGCCGAAGGTGCTAGGTAACCCCGCAGACTCCGGAGAGAGCAAAGGGCTCCTTCTCCGCCTGCTGCTGTCGCACCCAAAGGCTGCCTACCTCCAAGCAGACGCCCTCGGAGCCGGAGCTGAGCAGCCCCACAAGCGCTCAAAGGGCATCACCCCCGCCTACCGGTTTGTCCTTCCAtgccagctccagctccaggacTAAAGACCCCCTGCTCAGGAGGAGGAGCTTGGGCCTGGATGGAGCGCTGGGGTTGGGCCCCAGAGGGAGCCCAGTCTTGGCTGAAAATAAAGTCtatgctgccccctgctggttgTGGTCTGAACGGCTGGCGCGCGGAAGAGCAAGCTTGTGGAAGGAGTAAGGCCAAGGGAAGGCACCTCCGGAAGCTGGAGCCTTCTGACCCAAACATAAGGCGTGCAGAAAACGAAAAAGGCACAGACTGTATTGCTCATGCTTCCATTTGCCCAAATCCCTACACCTACAGCAgcagtctgcccctccccacaccccaggatCTGTGCTGGGGGCTGCCCTTGGTATGGGACCCTCggtccccacctccccagccagaTCGGGCAGGGCCTGGGCAGAGGGTTGTAGGAGCTGAGACCACGCTCAGCGCTCAGTCCGTCCTCTTGAGCACGTGGATGAAATAGCAAGGAATGTAGGCCTGGCCCGGCTTGTAAGGCTTGAAGTCACCCAGAACGCTGTGCTGGCACTTGCCCCCGAAGGCTGCTCGGAGCAACTCCGTGAAGGAAGCCAAACAGTGTGGGTAGTAGGAGAGCCGGAACTTACTGCAACAAAGCCCCCAGGCAGCCATGAAGACTGGCAGCCTcagcaccaccccacccccaccccccagggagcccaggggcTACCTCAAGCCAGGGGAACCATCCTGGCCAGCCCCTGGCACCTGCACCGTATAGTCCAGGGTCACCATGTGGGCCTTGTTGTTCACAGTCAGCACAGACGTCGTGATGTCCTTGGTCAGGTCACTCTGTAGGTGGCGGGACAGGCTACATTAGCCTCTGCAACCACTGGAGGACCTGGACCCCAGGATGCCATCCCCCCCTCCTGGGCCTCCCACCCTCGGGGACCCCCACCTTATAGTAGATGTTCTTTCCTGGGGGTGCACAGCCTGTGCTGAGGATGTGGTCGTAGTTGCGATGGTCAATGACCAGCAGGCCCCCAGAACGCACCATGCTCGCGATGTTCTTCAGCGCCAGCCGGTGCTCGCTCTGGTCTCCTGAGCTCAGGGCGGGGGCAGAGAGGCTGCGTCTGCCAAGAGCCCTCGGGTCCAgtctccctcccatcttcctcctcctccctggggaTACCGATGCCAAGGCAGAGCGGAGCAGAAAAGTCTGCTCTGACAGGAGAGCAGGCACCCAGAGGGTCTGTGGAAAGAGGCAGAGCTCAAAGCAGGGGCCAGGATCCAGGCCACACCCCCTCTCACCTTTGCAGTCTGGCAGGTGGGCAAAACTGTTTCCAAGGCAGATGACAGCATCGAAGCCACCCCCTGGTGGCAGGGGCACATCTTTGTCCAAGGTCATCCAGTTGGCTTCTTCAATGACTGGGACCATGAAGGGGAAGAGGGATCAGGGTGGCCCCAT
Coding sequences:
- the GNMT gene encoding glycine N-methyltransferase, which gives rise to MVDSVYRTRSLGVAAEGLPDQYADGEAARVWQLYIGDTRSRTAEYKAWLLGLLRQHGCQRVLDVACGTGVDSIMLVEEGFSVTSVDASDKMLKYALKERWNRRHEPAFDKWVIEEANWMTLDKDVPLPPGGGFDAVICLGNSFAHLPDCKGDQSEHRLALKNIASMVRSGGLLVIDHRNYDHILSTGCAPPGKNIYYKSDLTKDITTSVLTVNNKAHMVTLDYTVQVPGAGQDGSPGLSKFRLSYYPHCLASFTELLRAAFGGKCQHSVLGDFKPYKPGQAYIPCYFIHVLKRTD